From Eubacterium sp. 1001713B170207_170306_E7, the proteins below share one genomic window:
- the prfA gene encoding peptide chain release factor 1 yields MLEKLDFLSSKYQELNEKIADPDIIADQAQWQKLMKEHAHIEPIINRYNEYKKALEGIEESKEMLSDKSIDKDFEEMCKAELDELTEKKAALEDELKVLLLPKDPNDDKNVIVEIRAGAGGSEAALFAGDLFRMFTRYAERQGWKSEIMNSNIPDIGGIKEITFSIEGRGAYSRLKYESGVHRVQRIPSTESGGRIHTSTATVAVLPEAEDVEIDINPNDLRIDVYRSSGNGGQCVNTTDSAVRITHEPTGMVVTCQDEKSQLKNKEKAMKVLKARLFEIEMQKQQSEIAENRKSQVGTGDRSERIRTYNFPQGRVTDHRIGMTVYQLEVFLDGEIDEMVDALITSDQAEKLKQQGE; encoded by the coding sequence ATGTTAGAAAAGTTAGATTTTTTATCAAGTAAATATCAGGAGCTCAATGAAAAAATAGCAGACCCTGATATTATCGCCGATCAGGCACAGTGGCAGAAGCTCATGAAGGAGCATGCCCATATCGAACCGATTATCAACCGTTATAATGAATATAAAAAAGCCCTTGAGGGCATTGAGGAAAGCAAGGAAATGCTGTCCGACAAAAGCATTGACAAGGACTTTGAAGAAATGTGCAAGGCTGAGCTGGACGAGCTGACCGAAAAGAAGGCCGCCCTCGAGGACGAGCTGAAGGTTCTGCTGCTGCCAAAGGACCCCAACGATGACAAAAACGTTATTGTTGAGATCCGCGCAGGCGCGGGCGGAAGCGAAGCCGCCCTGTTTGCCGGAGACCTTTTCAGAATGTTTACCCGCTACGCGGAACGCCAGGGCTGGAAATCAGAGATTATGAACTCCAATATCCCGGATATCGGCGGGATTAAGGAAATCACCTTTTCCATCGAAGGCCGCGGGGCTTACAGCCGTCTGAAATACGAAAGCGGGGTTCACCGCGTCCAGCGTATTCCGAGTACGGAGTCCGGCGGGCGTATCCATACCTCCACCGCCACAGTCGCTGTGCTGCCGGAAGCTGAGGATGTCGAGATCGACATCAATCCCAATGACCTGAGAATCGACGTTTACCGTTCCTCCGGAAACGGCGGACAGTGTGTAAACACCACCGACTCCGCGGTTCGTATTACCCACGAGCCCACAGGGATGGTCGTTACCTGTCAGGATGAAAAATCCCAGCTGAAAAATAAAGAAAAGGCCATGAAGGTTCTGAAGGCCCGCCTTTTTGAAATTGAGATGCAGAAGCAGCAGAGCGAAATTGCCGAAAACCGTAAAAGCCAGGTGGGCACCGGTGACCGAAGTGAGCGTATCCGTACCTATAACTTCCCGCAGGGCCGTGTGACCGACCACCGTATCGGTATGACGGTTTACCAGCTGGAGGTTTTTCTCGATGGTGAAATTGACGAGATGGTCGATGCCCTGATTACCAGTGACCAGGCAGAAAAGCTGAAGCAGCAGGGTGAATAA
- a CDS encoding DegV family protein, whose translation MSIKILTDSACDMPVETLEKYDVELMPLYVVEGEKTYLDGIEITPEVLYGKMRRGVHYKTSQIPYADFVKRFTELAEASEPFIYLSFSSGLSGTYQAAMLAKRDVLEKYPDADIEVLDTKAVTGGLGLIVREVAEAAQNGASMEELVKLSRYYAAHIRHVFTVTDLEYLYRGGRLNKGTAIVGNMLKISPLLDVDENGELRQLDKARGEKKLLKKMVEYIGEKGDKLDEQTIYITHADNMPLVESFVKLASRQFKTDNFKIMPLAPIIGTHSGPGTLAVFFFDEVK comes from the coding sequence ATGAGTATAAAAATATTAACCGATTCGGCCTGCGACATGCCGGTGGAAACGCTGGAGAAATATGATGTTGAGCTGATGCCCTTATACGTCGTTGAGGGTGAAAAAACCTACCTGGACGGGATCGAGATCACGCCCGAGGTGCTCTACGGCAAAATGCGCCGCGGCGTCCATTACAAGACCTCGCAGATTCCCTATGCGGATTTTGTGAAACGGTTCACCGAGCTGGCGGAGGCGTCCGAGCCCTTTATCTACCTCAGCTTTTCAAGCGGCCTGTCCGGTACCTACCAGGCGGCGATGCTGGCAAAGCGGGATGTGCTGGAAAAGTATCCGGACGCGGATATCGAGGTGCTTGACACCAAGGCGGTAACGGGAGGCCTCGGCCTGATTGTGCGTGAGGTAGCCGAAGCGGCACAGAACGGGGCCAGTATGGAAGAGCTGGTAAAGCTGAGCCGCTATTATGCGGCGCATATCCGTCATGTTTTCACAGTGACCGATCTGGAGTACCTGTACCGCGGCGGACGCCTGAACAAGGGAACCGCCATTGTCGGAAACATGCTCAAGATCAGCCCCCTGCTGGACGTTGACGAAAATGGTGAGCTGCGACAGCTTGACAAGGCGCGGGGCGAGAAAAAGCTTCTGAAAAAAATGGTGGAATACATCGGAGAAAAGGGCGACAAGCTGGACGAACAGACCATCTACATCACCCACGCGGATAATATGCCTCTGGTTGAAAGCTTTGTGAAGCTTGCCAGCAGGCAGTTCAAGACCGACAATTTTAAAATTATGCCGCTGGCGCCCATTATCGGTACCCACTCGGGCCCGGGAACACTGGCCGTATTTTTCTTCGATGAAGTGAAATAA
- a CDS encoding phosphatase, whose amino-acid sequence MRKYVLDGHTHTLACGHAYCTLMELVEAASRRGLEMFCLTEHGPEIPGSPGEMFFANYRVIPPVINNVKVLKGMESNIMDKDGTIDVSERIAGRLEIVSASLHEPCIAPGSKADNTSAVLGAINNPLVDFICHLGNPSYELDYEAILQEAKRKDTLIEINNGSFFIRHGSKPNCVAIAKRCKELDIPVILGTDTHFCTDIGYFPYADKALDEADFPDELIINLDTKRLTDYLEAKGRRLFADPRKDAEDLF is encoded by the coding sequence GTGAGAAAATACGTACTCGACGGACATACACATACACTGGCCTGCGGCCATGCCTACTGCACATTGATGGAACTGGTTGAAGCAGCGTCGAGAAGAGGGCTTGAAATGTTCTGCCTGACAGAGCACGGGCCAGAGATTCCCGGATCCCCCGGCGAAATGTTTTTTGCCAACTACCGGGTCATTCCGCCGGTGATCAATAACGTGAAGGTGCTGAAGGGAATGGAATCCAATATTATGGACAAGGACGGCACCATTGATGTGTCTGAGCGAATTGCGGGGCGTCTCGAGATTGTCTCCGCATCTCTGCATGAGCCCTGTATCGCGCCGGGCTCAAAGGCAGACAACACCTCGGCGGTTCTCGGCGCCATTAACAATCCGCTGGTGGATTTTATCTGCCATCTTGGCAATCCGAGCTATGAGCTTGACTATGAGGCGATTCTGCAGGAGGCGAAGCGGAAGGATACCCTCATTGAGATCAATAACGGCTCATTTTTTATCCGGCACGGTTCCAAGCCAAACTGTGTGGCCATCGCCAAGCGCTGCAAGGAGCTGGATATTCCGGTTATCCTGGGAACCGACACCCATTTCTGTACCGACATTGGTTATTTTCCCTATGCAGACAAGGCGTTGGACGAGGCGGATTTCCCGGACGAGCTGATCATTAATCTGGATACGAAGCGCCTGACCGATTACCTCGAGGCCAAGGGGCGCAGGCTTTTTGCTGATCCCAGAAAAGATGCAGAAGATTTATTTTAA
- the hprK gene encoding HPr(Ser) kinase/phosphatase — protein MNEESLGCMNLGEFCKDLNLEEIYSPVDEFDLYDSGLNRPGLQLHGYYEYFDAKRIQIIGKVETSYLLSLDPKLREKRIDDFFSYDFPCVIICWDLPEAEIFEAAAKKHGRILLRSKEKTSIFFYHLIDYIDRKTAPMISMHGVLVEVHGVGVLITGPSGIGKSETALELVKRGSTLIADDVVEVSNHQDRVLSGTAPEMLRYYMEVRGIGIIDVRTLYGAKAVKQAVEVDMVIRLENWDETSPYDRLGLDEETQDILGIEVPLVTIPVSGGRNLAVIIETAAINNRMKALGFRSAQIFCDKVAKHNEEVAEARKKQEEKEKQKALKEEQK, from the coding sequence ATGAACGAAGAATCTTTAGGATGTATGAATCTTGGGGAATTTTGTAAGGATCTGAATCTTGAGGAAATTTACAGCCCGGTCGACGAGTTTGACCTTTACGACAGCGGGCTGAACCGGCCAGGGCTTCAGCTTCACGGCTACTATGAATATTTTGACGCCAAGCGTATCCAGATTATCGGGAAGGTTGAGACCTCCTACCTGCTGAGCCTTGACCCCAAGTTGCGGGAAAAACGCATCGACGACTTTTTTTCCTATGATTTTCCATGTGTGATTATCTGCTGGGATCTGCCGGAGGCCGAGATTTTTGAGGCGGCCGCTAAAAAGCACGGGCGTATTCTGCTCAGAAGCAAGGAAAAAACCTCTATTTTCTTTTACCATTTAATTGACTATATTGACCGCAAAACTGCGCCGATGATCAGTATGCACGGTGTTCTGGTGGAGGTCCACGGTGTGGGCGTTCTGATCACAGGGCCCAGCGGTATCGGCAAAAGCGAGACAGCCCTTGAGCTTGTGAAGCGGGGCAGCACCCTGATCGCCGACGACGTGGTGGAGGTCAGCAACCATCAGGACCGTGTGCTGAGCGGCACAGCGCCTGAAATGCTGCGGTATTATATGGAGGTTCGGGGCATTGGCATTATTGATGTGAGAACCCTGTACGGCGCAAAGGCGGTTAAGCAGGCGGTAGAGGTGGACATGGTCATCAGGCTTGAAAACTGGGACGAAACCTCTCCCTACGACCGCCTTGGCCTGGATGAAGAAACCCAGGATATCCTCGGGATCGAGGTGCCGCTGGTAACCATCCCGGTTTCGGGAGGCCGAAACCTGGCCGTAATCATTGAAACCGCTGCGATCAACAACCGTATGAAGGCTCTGGGATTCCGTTCGGCCCAGATTTTCTGCGACAAGGTCGCGAAGCACAATGAAGAGGTTGCGGAAGCGCGTAAAAAACAGGAAGAAAAAGAAAAGCAGAAAGCGCTTAAGGAGGAACAGAAGTGA
- the uvrC gene encoding excinuclease ABC subunit UvrC produces the protein MYDRNKLKDIPQNPGVYLMKNAAGDIIYVGKAINLRNRLRQYFQNSKNLTPKTVTLVSHICDIETIVVDSELEALILECNLIKEHRPKYNILLKDDKSYPYVKVTLEDEYPKVIMTREHKKDGGKYFGPFTSSFAVKKTIEAIGKLYPLRRCNRKVAFGEKSGRPCLNYYIGQCCAPCQGNVPKEEYMAYISDILSILNGKDKELVSTLEEKMNEASQNMDYELAAKLRDQIYGIQHIVEKQKIIVSNQQDQDIIAFAKDDDLACVQVFNVRDGKMLGRDHTFLEGVEESTPEDIMTTFVKQYYSSKPFIPREIILGAPLLKDEEDTIAQWLAELRGAKVILTKPQKGQKSKMTRMVEENAELTLKQYELEKRQKEEKKKSRLDAFKDLLRMDHTPEKIEAYDISNISGTDNVGGMVVFQGGRPDKKAYRRFKIKSVDGQNDYASMQEMIFRRIERGIKEQKEGKDPKKSSFLPFPDVFCIDGGKTHVDAVRSILQMYPDVHIEVCGMVKDDHHRIRGIIYKDEEYPLKKSTPLCTFLSDISEEVHRYALGYHQTLRKKGMLESRLEEIPGIGKKRRELLMRHYGSLNNLKKTTLEELKTLPGMSDKTAQAVFDYFNDEKHKTKSEEKRENK, from the coding sequence ATCCCGGTGTTTACCTGATGAAGAACGCCGCGGGTGATATTATATATGTCGGAAAGGCCATCAATCTGAGGAACCGCCTCCGGCAGTATTTCCAAAATTCCAAAAACCTGACGCCCAAAACCGTCACGCTGGTATCCCATATCTGTGATATTGAGACCATTGTGGTGGACAGCGAGCTGGAAGCCCTGATTCTGGAGTGCAACCTGATCAAGGAGCACCGGCCCAAATACAATATCCTGTTAAAGGATGATAAAAGCTATCCCTACGTCAAGGTTACGCTGGAGGATGAGTACCCCAAGGTCATTATGACCAGGGAGCACAAAAAGGACGGCGGCAAATATTTCGGCCCCTTTACCAGCAGCTTTGCGGTAAAGAAAACCATTGAGGCCATCGGGAAGCTGTACCCCCTGCGGCGCTGCAACCGAAAGGTGGCCTTTGGGGAAAAGAGCGGACGGCCCTGCCTCAACTATTATATCGGCCAATGCTGCGCCCCCTGTCAGGGCAATGTGCCAAAGGAAGAATACATGGCCTATATCAGCGATATCCTCTCCATTCTCAACGGAAAGGATAAGGAGCTGGTCTCGACCCTTGAGGAAAAAATGAACGAGGCCTCCCAGAATATGGATTACGAGCTGGCCGCGAAGCTGAGAGATCAGATTTACGGTATTCAGCATATTGTGGAAAAACAGAAAATTATCGTCAGCAACCAGCAGGATCAGGATATTATCGCTTTTGCGAAGGACGATGATCTGGCCTGTGTCCAGGTCTTTAACGTCCGCGACGGTAAAATGCTGGGCAGGGATCACACCTTTCTCGAGGGTGTGGAGGAATCCACTCCGGAGGATATTATGACAACCTTTGTCAAGCAGTACTACTCCTCAAAGCCCTTTATTCCCAGGGAAATTATTCTGGGCGCGCCTCTGCTTAAGGATGAGGAGGACACCATTGCCCAGTGGCTGGCCGAGCTGCGCGGCGCAAAGGTAATCCTGACCAAGCCCCAAAAGGGACAGAAGTCAAAAATGACGCGGATGGTAGAAGAAAATGCGGAGCTCACCCTCAAGCAGTATGAGCTTGAAAAACGCCAGAAGGAAGAAAAGAAAAAGAGCCGGCTGGACGCTTTCAAGGATCTGCTCAGAATGGACCATACACCCGAAAAAATCGAGGCCTATGATATTTCAAATATCAGCGGCACCGACAATGTGGGCGGTATGGTGGTATTCCAGGGGGGCAGGCCCGACAAAAAAGCCTACCGGCGGTTTAAAATAAAATCAGTGGACGGACAGAATGACTACGCTAGTATGCAGGAAATGATTTTCCGGCGCATTGAGCGGGGGATCAAGGAGCAGAAGGAGGGGAAAGACCCTAAGAAAAGCAGCTTTCTGCCCTTCCCGGATGTGTTCTGTATCGACGGCGGAAAGACCCATGTCGACGCGGTCCGGAGCATTTTACAGATGTACCCGGACGTTCATATCGAGGTCTGCGGCATGGTAAAGGACGACCACCACAGAATTCGGGGAATCATCTACAAGGATGAGGAATATCCGCTGAAGAAATCCACACCGCTGTGCACCTTTCTGAGCGATATATCGGAGGAGGTTCACCGCTACGCTCTGGGGTATCACCAGACACTGCGTAAAAAGGGAATGCTGGAATCCCGGCTGGAGGAAATTCCGGGTATTGGAAAGAAGCGCCGGGAGCTGCTGATGCGGCATTACGGCAGCCTTAATAATTTGAAGAAAACAACATTGGAGGAGCTTAAAACACTGCCGGGGATGAGCGATAAAACAGCCCAGGCGGTTTTTGACTATTTCAATGATGAAAAGCATAAAACAAAATCTGAAGAAAAGAGAGAGAATAAATGA